The following proteins are encoded in a genomic region of Gossypium hirsutum isolate 1008001.06 chromosome D05, Gossypium_hirsutum_v2.1, whole genome shotgun sequence:
- the LOC121217646 gene encoding calmodulin-7, whose amino-acid sequence MADQLTDDQISEFKEAFSLFDKDGDGCITTKELGTVMRSLGQNPTEAELQDMINEVDADGNGTIDFPEFLNLMARKMKDTDSEEELKEAFRVFDKDQNGFISAAELRHVMTNLGEKLTDEEVDEMIREADVDGDGQINYEEFVKVMMAKWRELHSHKPSSPKSEKKKRKAKRRKRDRVRDCVFL is encoded by the exons ATGGCCGATCAACTTACGGACGATCAGATCTCTGAGTTCAAGGAGGCTTTCAGCCTTTTTGACAAGGATGGCGATG GTTGCATTACTACCAAGGAGCTGGGGACTGTGATGCGATCACTTGGTCAGAACCCTACTGAGGCAGAACTCCAAGATATGATCAATGAAGTTGATGCTGATGGAAATGGGACCATTGATTTTCCTGAATTCCTTAACCTAATGGCAAGGAAGATGAAGGATACTGATTCCGAGGAAGAACTTAAAGAGGCTTTCAGGGTGTTTGACAAGGACCAGAATGGTTTCATATCTGCTGCTGAGCTTCGCCATGTCATGACAAATCTCGGTGAGAAGCTTACAGATGAGGAAGTTGATGAGATGATCCGTGAAGCTGATGTTGATGGTGATGGGCAGATAAACTATGAGGAGTTCGTCAAAGTCATGATGGCCAA ATGGAGAGAGTTGCATAGTCACAAGCCCAGCAGTCCAAAGTCGGAGAAAAAGAAACGCAAAGCAAAACGTCGAAAGAGAGACAGGGTTCGTGACTGCGTTTTCCTCTAA